ACTTGAGCGTATTTCGCCTGCCCCGCTGTCCGCGCCTGATTTCGCCTCTGCCGATGCTTTTCTCTGGCATATTGACCCTGACCGGCTTGAACCTGTGCCTGATGTTGCTCGTGTTGATCTTTCATTGCTTGTCGGTGTTGATCGGTCTCGCGATACGCTGTTGGCCAACACCAGACAGTTTGCCAAAGGCTTGCCTGCGAACAACGCACTTCTCTGGGGCGCGCGTGGCATGGGTAAAAGCTCTTTGGTCAAGGCGGTTCATGCCGCAGTGGTGGCCGATGGCCTTCCATTGAAGATCATTGAGTTGCAGCGCGAAGACCTCCCTTCTGTTGGCCGTCTGCTTAACATTCTACGGAATGCTCTTGATGCGCGCTTTTTGCTGTTTTGTGATGACCTTTCGTTTTCTCATGACGATCAGCATTATAAATCGCTCAAGGCCGTGCTTGACGGTGGTATCGAAGGGCGGCCCGCCAATGTTGTGTTCTACGCAACATCAAACCGCCGCCACCTTATGCCACGCGACATGATTGAGAATGAGCGCAGTTCCGCGATCAATCCGTCCGAGGCGGTGGAAGAGAAAGTCTCCCTCTCTGACCGCTTCGGTCTCTGGCTTGGTTTTCACCCTTGTGGGCAGGATGAGTACCTTGCCATGATCCAAGGTTATTGCTCTCATTTCGGCATCACTATTTCCGAGCAAGCCCTCCACGCAGAAGCGATCGAATGGCAAGCCACCCGCGGTGCCCGCTCGGGCCGGGTTGCTTGGCAATACGTCACCGATCTGGCGGGCCGCAAAGGCGTGGCGCTGAGCTAGCGGCCGTGTTCGGTATCGTCCTCAATATCTGACTAGTTATTATCTGCGTGATGGCCGTGTGCCACTAACAGTTCACACACGCTGAAATGAGGGATGGGCCGTGGGCGCACGCTAGCTTAACTGAATTTCCCATTAACCTGGTCGCGAGTTGGCGCCATACGCATCGCAGCCAAGCTGCCAGCCGGGGTGCATACACATGCTTTTTGCCTTCGTGGGCGCATTAACTCATTGGTGCGCAGGGGTTATTGTTTTTCAAGATAAGGTAAGGGGTCGACGCTATCGAAGCCCTTGCGCACCTCGAAATGCACGTAGGCACTTTTGCCCGAGCGGATCTTTGCCAGCTTCTGTCCACGTTTGACCTTGTCACCTTTTTTAACAGTAATGCCATCGACGTTGGCATAGACCGTCAGCAGATTTGAAGCATGTTTGACGACGATGATCGGCACCTGATCCGGGTCAGCTGTGATCGCCGCCACGGTGCCGGCCTCTGCGGCCATCACCGGCGACCCGGCGCTGGCCGCAATGTCTATTCCGTCGTTCTTACCCTTTGAATATGCACGGATAATTTTTCCCTGCACCGGATAAGAAAAGCGCCCGCCAGTGCTGGCCTTGGTCTGATTTTTGCCCAGATCGGCAACCGGCTTTGCTGTTTCTGCGGCGGACTTGGCCACAGGCTCAGTCTTTTCGGCAGGCAGCGGTTTGGTTGAACTCGGTGGCGGCGCCACTGGCGTGCCAACGCCGGGTTCCTCGGTCTTGTCGATTGCGGCTTTCTGCTCCGCCGCAATGGCGCTGCTGTCCGGCACCGGGATCAGAAGATACTGGCCCTCGCGAATCGCGAAATCGCTGCCCAGCCCGTTCCACTCCGCGAGCGAGCGCACCGAGACATTGTAGAGCCGCGCAATCGTATAGGCCGTCTCTCCCCGCTTGACCTTATGCCGTTTCGGCTCGATCCCATGCGCGATCTTGACTTTCTGGGGTGCTCCGGTGGCGGAAGGAAGTTCTTTCGTTTCAATATGTTGCTCACCGGCCCGGTCAATCGCGCCAGAGGCAAGCGAGCTGATATTTACGCCCGGCGGCTGGATTGGTCCCGTGGTTATTGAGCCGGTGGCGGGCGATGGCTCGGTCACGCGGCGGGGCAGGGCTAAGACTTCACCGTTGTTCAGCGTGTCATTGATTTGCACCCCGTTATATTTGGCCAATGCAGCGGCATCCGTGTTAACTCGAGCCGCGACGTTAGCCACCGTGTCGCCACGCCGTGCCACCGCCACCTGATAACTGGGGTAGGAGATGATTCCACGATCATCAGCCTGCGGGCGCTTGGCCGTTGCCTGACGCGCGGCTTCTGCCGTGTCGAGCCCACCAAGCGCACCACGTATGTCAAGGTCAAGCGGCTGACAGGCCGCCAATACAACGACGCTTCCAAGAAGTAGAAAACGGGTGGAAACTGGCAAAATTTGCATCTCGATATCCTCAGACCGGCCCTTTGTTTTCGGGGCATTAGCGTGAGTTTAGCCGGATCAACTCTCTTTGCCCAGCCCTTCGAGCAAAGGGACGAACCGCACTGGCCGAAGTTCTTGGTAATCAAAACCGTGCTCACCGTGCGTGACCTTGATAAGACTTTGCACCGTGTCCGACTGCCCCACGGGCACCACCATAATACCGCCGACTTTCAATTGCGCCAAGAGCGGGCCTGGTGGATCCTCTGCCGCTGCAGTCACGATGATGCGGTCAAACGGTGCCTGTTCAGGCAAGCCAAAGCTGCCATCGGAGATCATTGCTGTGATATTGGTGAGATCGAGGGTGCGAAAAACCTCGTTCGCTTCGCGCACCAGCCGTCTATGGCGGTCTAATGAGTAGACCCGCCTTGCAAGCTGGCTCAATATTGCCGCCTGATAGCCAGAGCCGGTGCCAATTTCGAGTACTTTGTCGCGTGGGTTAACCTGTAAGGCTTGGGTCATTAAACCGACGACGGAAGGTTGAGAGATAGTTTGGCCACAGGCGATAGGAAGCGGCATGTCCTCATAGGCGCGCTCGGCAAAGAGACCGCGGACAAAATTTCCACGGTCAACCCTTTCCATCGCGTCAAGAACTTTCGTATCAGTGACCCCTTTGGAACGAAGTGCGAAGAGAAATTGCATTTTGCGCTCGGCGATCTCTTCGGGGCTGTTCATCCGATTTTCTCCAGATCGGGCAAAACATCATGTGCCGTAAGGTCGGCGCGCATTGGCGTGACGGAGATGTAACCCTCCAGATTGAGCGCCGCATCAGTGCCCGGTTCGGTCGGTTTGTGCTGTTCGCCGCCACGCACCCAGAGAAATTTTCGCCCGGATGGAGATTGGTGCGGCTCTACACTGAAATTCGTGTGCCGGCGGAAGCCTTGTGGCCCGGCGCGAGTGCCCAAAACTTCTGCCGCTGGAACTGGAGGGAAATTGATGTTGTAGAATAACCGGTAGTCGGCGTTTTCCGTTGGTGCGGCAGAGAGAACCTTGCGTATGACGTCTGCGCCGTATGCGCGTGCGGCCTCAAAAGGATCATCGGAATGGAAATTCTTCGGTCCAAGGTATTGTGAGAGCGCGAAGGCGGTGATGCCTTGGAGTGCCGCTTCCATAGCTCCGCCTAGTGTGCCTGAATATAGCGCATTTTCTGCGGAGTTGTTGCCGCGATTGACGCCGGAGATTATCAGATCGGGGCGTGTTTCCATCACATCATGTAGGCCAACCATAACACAATCGGCAGGACTGCCTTCGGTGGCCCAGCGACGCTCACCCATTTTCGAAACCATCATCGGGCGAGTATAGCTGATGCAATGCCCAACCCCGGATTGCTCGAATGCCGGTGCCACGGTCCAGACCTCGCCTGTTGGTCCGGCAAGTTCTGTTGCGATTTCGTGTGCCACGGTGAGGCCCGGCGCGTTAATTCCATCGTCATTAGTAATCAGAATACGCATTTTCCGCCTCGCTTGCTCTTCCGGATGCATAGCGGGTTTCTTCTGTGATCTGAACCATGGAAAACATGTTGAGTATGGTTATCGAAACATTGCGGAAGATTTAACACAGAGCACGTGGCGCGGATTACTGAGCAATCTGCTTCAAGAGGCGCAGAGCTTCTTCTCGGGGTGGGATCAACGTTGCGCGGTCTTCGCCGGGAAAGAATCGGGCACGGTTGGTGCCGACAACCGCACGCGGTTTCAGGATATGCACTTTTGGGCCTGTGTTAACCGTTTCGGCGGCCCAGCTGCCTGCCAGTGCGATCTGTGCCGCTTTTGTGGCGCCGTAGGAGCCAAAAAACTTGTCACCGCCGCGCGGGTCGTCGAAGAAAACTGCGGTGCCTTCCCGCCCGAGAAGCGGCGCAATAAAGGCGATCAATGTGCCCGTCGCGGTAACATTGGTGGAGATGGATTTCTCCCAATCCTTCGCGTCGATATGATCGGTGGGTGCCAAGGGGGCTGCATGGATTGCGGTATGCGCCCACAGATCAACGCTGCCCCAGCGGTCATAGATTGAGCGGCAGAGCTGGGCCATTGCATTGCGGTTGGCTATGTCCATCGGTGCCAAAGTGGCGCTGCCGCCCTTGGCTTGGATTCGGTCATCCAATTCTTCCAGTGCTCCGGTGGTACGAGCTACGGCAATAATGTGATGGGTGCTGCATAGTGCCTCGGCAAGGCCCATGCCGAGCCCGCGAGATGCGCCTGTGATGAGTGCGATCTTCTTTTCCATAGCGGCGGTTTGGGGGCAATACCCAGCGAGGTCAAGCCCCGGAATGCCGCCCCTTGGGCCGCGGTTGCGGCTGCTGCAACATGGTCGTGCCGCCGGTTCTGTCGATGATCACATGGCCACCACCGATGGCTATGATCTCTCCCTCACCAAACTGATCGCCCTTGTGAACTTTCAGGACATCGCCCGACGGCAAGCGTAAGAGTGCGCCAAGATCATCCTCGGCCCCGAAGGTACCGAGAAGAATTGTCTGGTCGAGGTTTAGCCAAGCGCTGGACGTCGCCAGTTCGGTGACATGCTCGAGGTTTGCTTCGGAAGGGGCTTTATTGGTCATTGGCCTTGGCCGTTTCTCGTTACTGATTCAGGAAACGGGGAGGTAACGCTGCACGTGCATGGGCGAAAGCCCAGTCACGGAACCGTGTCTGTCTATCGGCGGTTTTCAGCGTATGGGGGCCGCGACTACTCGGCTGCTTTCAGTTCGAACCCTTTTTCGATCATATCGGATGGCTCTACCGGGTATTCACCGGAGAAGCAGGCATCACAATATTGTGGGCATTTTGCATCCCGACCTGAAGGTTCGCCAACCGCGCGATAAAGCCCGTCGAGTGAAATAAACTTCAGGCTATCGACGGCAAGATGATCGCGCATTTCATCTTCACTCATTGTTGCCGCCAGAAGCTTTTCACGCTGAGGTGTATCTACACCATAAAAACACGGCCACGCCGTTGGCGGTGAAGCGATGCGAAAATGCACTTCCTTGGCACCGGCGTCGATGATCATTTCCTTGATTTTGCGTGATGTCGTGCCACGCACCACGCTGTCATCCACCAAAATCACGCGTTTTCCACGGATCAGCGCGCGGTTGACGTTGAGTTTAAGGCGCACACCCATGTTGCGAATTTGCTCAGTAGGCTCGATGAAAGTTCGCCCCATATACTGATTGCGGATGATCCCCATACCGTAGGGAATTCCCGACTCGTGGGCGAAGCCAATCGCAGCGGGGGTGCCGCTATCGGGCACAGGGCAGACGAGATCAGCATCGACCGGCGCTTCGCGGGCCAGTTCCACGCCGATTTGCCGCCGCGTCTCGTACACCGATCTGCCGCCGATGATTGAATCGGGGCGGGAAAAATAGACATGTTCGAAAATACAGAAACGGGATGCTCGCTTGCGGAAGGGGGAGCGGCTTTCGATCTCGTCATTTTCGATCACCACCATCTCGCCGGGTGCGACTTCGCGAACGAATTCAGCACCGATTATATCAAGGGCGCAGGTTTCCGAACTGAGCACATATGCCTCTCCGATGCGACCGATCACAAGCGGGCGCACACCCAGTGGGTCACGCACGCCGATAAGCTGTGTGCGGGTCATGGCAACTATGGAGAAAGCACCTTCGACCCGGCGCAGCGCATCTTCCATGCGTTCGGGAATATTGCGCTGAAGCGAGCGCGCCATCAGATGAATGATGCATTCACTGTCGGATGAGCTTTGAAAGATTGAGCCGCGCTCGATCAGCTCGCGCCGCAGGCTGTTGGCATTGGTGATGTTTCCGTTATGAGCGATCGCTGCACCGCCCATTGAAAATTCACCGAAGAAAGGTTGCACATCGCGGATCTGTGTCGGGCCTTTGGACCCCGCGGTGGAGTAACGCACATGGCCGATGGCGAGCGGGCCGGGCAGGGTCTCCATCAGGCTTTGCTTGGTGAAGTTGTCACGCACATAGCCAAAGCGGCGCGCGGAATTGAAACCTTGTTCGGGGTCATGGCTGACGATCCCGCCAGCTTCCTGCCCACGATGCTGAAGCGCGTGAAGCCCAAGGGCAACGAAATTTGCGGCATCGGTTACACCAACCACACCAAAAACGCCGCATTCTTCTTTCAGTTTGTCACCATCGTCCCCGGAAGGAAGATACGCATCAAAATCGAAAGGGTGTGCAGGGGGTATTTGCAAGGGCACGGGAGGCAGCTCCGAATCCATCGTCTCGCGATGGCCCCGTCATAGTCGCTGTGGGCGAGTATGTCACGAAAGGATCGGCGATCACATCACGCCAACGTGTGAGGCCGCGTTACTGTGAGCAGACCGCGACCAGTTCCTCATATTGTCTCGTCATCCAGCCGAGCGCGGCTTGGGGGTCGTTTTGTTCGATTTTATCGGTAAGTTGGGAGAAGACCCGATGCGAACGGCTGTCGTCGATCATTTTGATGTCTTGGCTGGTGATAACGGTTTCATAAACAAAAAAGGCAATCGCGACGAGCAGGATGCCGCGTAGCACACCGAAGAGAAAG
This is a stretch of genomic DNA from Aquicoccus sp. G2-2. It encodes these proteins:
- a CDS encoding ATP-binding protein; protein product: MSGGKAKPTKALMRIAAALERISPAPLSAPDFASADAFLWHIDPDRLEPVPDVARVDLSLLVGVDRSRDTLLANTRQFAKGLPANNALLWGARGMGKSSLVKAVHAAVVADGLPLKIIELQREDLPSVGRLLNILRNALDARFLLFCDDLSFSHDDQHYKSLKAVLDGGIEGRPANVVFYATSNRRHLMPRDMIENERSSAINPSEAVEEKVSLSDRFGLWLGFHPCGQDEYLAMIQGYCSHFGITISEQALHAEAIEWQATRGARSGRVAWQYVTDLAGRKGVALS
- a CDS encoding LysM peptidoglycan-binding domain-containing M23 family metallopeptidase gives rise to the protein MQILPVSTRFLLLGSVVVLAACQPLDLDIRGALGGLDTAEAARQATAKRPQADDRGIISYPSYQVAVARRGDTVANVAARVNTDAAALAKYNGVQINDTLNNGEVLALPRRVTEPSPATGSITTGPIQPPGVNISSLASGAIDRAGEQHIETKELPSATGAPQKVKIAHGIEPKRHKVKRGETAYTIARLYNVSVRSLAEWNGLGSDFAIREGQYLLIPVPDSSAIAAEQKAAIDKTEEPGVGTPVAPPPSSTKPLPAEKTEPVAKSAAETAKPVADLGKNQTKASTGGRFSYPVQGKIIRAYSKGKNDGIDIAASAGSPVMAAEAGTVAAITADPDQVPIIVVKHASNLLTVYANVDGITVKKGDKVKRGQKLAKIRSGKSAYVHFEVRKGFDSVDPLPYLEKQ
- a CDS encoding protein-L-isoaspartate(D-aspartate) O-methyltransferase; its protein translation is MNSPEEIAERKMQFLFALRSKGVTDTKVLDAMERVDRGNFVRGLFAERAYEDMPLPIACGQTISQPSVVGLMTQALQVNPRDKVLEIGTGSGYQAAILSQLARRVYSLDRHRRLVREANEVFRTLDLTNITAMISDGSFGLPEQAPFDRIIVTAAAEDPPGPLLAQLKVGGIMVVPVGQSDTVQSLIKVTHGEHGFDYQELRPVRFVPLLEGLGKES
- the surE gene encoding 5'/3'-nucleotidase SurE, whose protein sequence is MRILITNDDGINAPGLTVAHEIATELAGPTGEVWTVAPAFEQSGVGHCISYTRPMMVSKMGERRWATEGSPADCVMVGLHDVMETRPDLIISGVNRGNNSAENALYSGTLGGAMEAALQGITAFALSQYLGPKNFHSDDPFEAARAYGADVIRKVLSAAPTENADYRLFYNINFPPVPAAEVLGTRAGPQGFRRHTNFSVEPHQSPSGRKFLWVRGGEQHKPTEPGTDAALNLEGYISVTPMRADLTAHDVLPDLEKIG
- a CDS encoding SDR family oxidoreductase, whose product is MEKKIALITGASRGLGMGLAEALCSTHHIIAVARTTGALEELDDRIQAKGGSATLAPMDIANRNAMAQLCRSIYDRWGSVDLWAHTAIHAAPLAPTDHIDAKDWEKSISTNVTATGTLIAFIAPLLGREGTAVFFDDPRGGDKFFGSYGATKAAQIALAGSWAAETVNTGPKVHILKPRAVVGTNRARFFPGEDRATLIPPREEALRLLKQIAQ
- the purF gene encoding amidophosphoribosyltransferase, with product MDSELPPVPLQIPPAHPFDFDAYLPSGDDGDKLKEECGVFGVVGVTDAANFVALGLHALQHRGQEAGGIVSHDPEQGFNSARRFGYVRDNFTKQSLMETLPGPLAIGHVRYSTAGSKGPTQIRDVQPFFGEFSMGGAAIAHNGNITNANSLRRELIERGSIFQSSSDSECIIHLMARSLQRNIPERMEDALRRVEGAFSIVAMTRTQLIGVRDPLGVRPLVIGRIGEAYVLSSETCALDIIGAEFVREVAPGEMVVIENDEIESRSPFRKRASRFCIFEHVYFSRPDSIIGGRSVYETRRQIGVELAREAPVDADLVCPVPDSGTPAAIGFAHESGIPYGMGIIRNQYMGRTFIEPTEQIRNMGVRLKLNVNRALIRGKRVILVDDSVVRGTTSRKIKEMIIDAGAKEVHFRIASPPTAWPCFYGVDTPQREKLLAATMSEDEMRDHLAVDSLKFISLDGLYRAVGEPSGRDAKCPQYCDACFSGEYPVEPSDMIEKGFELKAAE